Proteins co-encoded in one Vidua macroura isolate BioBank_ID:100142 chromosome 13, ASM2450914v1, whole genome shotgun sequence genomic window:
- the ABHD14A gene encoding protein ABHD14A: MLLARSRLGLLLLGALLTFLLYLLLPAARRSRPDEGKRGWRAANGTVRTGMAAGEPPVFYREVPAAAVGPGRPDVLFLHGQVFTSKTWEALGTLALLAGEGYRVVAIDLPGYGDSPPVEMALTAQGRRAFLDHVLQQLGMQRPVLISPSMSGRFALPFLMAHGDRLAGFVPIAPVGTKDYTAEQYRGVQTPTLILYGDRDTGLAPQALQNLQHLPKHRVAVLSGAGHACYLDKPEDFHRALLGFLRQLK, encoded by the exons ATGCTGCTTGCCCGCAGccgcctggggctgctgctcctcggGGCGCTCCTCACTTTCCTCCTGTACCTCTTGCTCCCGGCCGCCCGGCGCTCACGGCCTGACGAGGGAAAGCGGGGTTGGCGGGCGGCCAACGGCACCGTGCGGACGGGGATGGCTGCGGGAGAGCCCCCCGTGTTCTACAGGGAGGTTCCCGCAGCAGCTGTCGGCCCCGGGAG GCCTGATGTCCTGTTCCTGCACGGCCAGGTGTTCACCTCCAAGACGTGGGAGGCCTTGGGCACGCTGGCGCTGCTTGCTGGAGAAGGCTACCGTGTGGTTGCAATAGATCTGCCCG GCTACGGGGATTCACCCCCAGTGGAGATGGCGCTGACAGCACAGGGCCGGAGGGCTTTCCTGGACCACgtcctccagcagctgggcatGCAGAGGCCTGTTCTCATCAGCCCCTCCATGAGCGGCCGCTTTGCCCTGCCCTTCCTCATGGCGCACGGGGACCGGCTGGCCGGCTTTGTGCCCATCGCACCTGTGGGCACCAAGGACTACACTGCTGAGCAGTACCGGGGAGTCCAG ACACCCACCTTGATCCTGTATGGTGACCGTGACACTGGCCTGGCTCCCCAGGCCCTGCAGaacctccagcacctccctaAGCACCGTGTGGCCGTGCTGTCCGGTGCTGGCCATGCCTGCTACCTGGACAAGCCAGAGGACTTCCACCGGGCCCTGCTGGGCTTCCTGCGCCAGCTGAAGTGA
- the ABHD14B gene encoding putative protein-lysine deacylase ABHD14B — MATPRITESTVTVQGQTLFYRQADPAEAVPKLTVLLLHGIRFSSETWLQVGTLATLAENGYRAVAIDLPGLGRSKDAVAPAPVGQPAPAAFLKAVSEALHLGPAVVISPSLSGMYSLPFLLEHSQLFKAYVPVAPICTEKFTAEQYAQIKTPTLIVYGDQDAELGQTSLNNLQHLPEHQVLMLQGAGHACYLDKPNEWHHGLLAFLQQLK, encoded by the exons ATGGCCACCCCGCGGATCACCGAGAGCACCGTCACGGTGCAAGGACAGACCCTCTTCTACCGCCAAGCTGACCCGGCCGAGGCAGTGCCAAAGCTGaccgtgctgctgctgcacggCATCCGCTTCTCCTCCGAAACCTGGCTGCAGGTGGGGACGCTCGCCACGCTGGCCGAGAACGGCTACCGAGCTGTGGCCATCGACCTGCCGG GGCTGGGCCGCTCGAAGGATGCTGTGGCCCCAGCACCCGTGGGCCAGCCAGCGCCGGCGGCGTTCCTGAAGGCAGTTTCAGAGGCTCTGCACCTGGGTCCAGCTGTGGTGATCAGCCCGTCGCTCAGTGGCATGTACTCGCTGCCCTTCCTCTTAGAGCACAGCCAGCTGTTCAAGGCCTATGTACCTGTGGCACCCATCTGCACTGAGAAATTCACGGCGGAGCAGTATGCCCAGATCAAA ACCCCCACGCTGATCGTGTACGGGGACCAggatgcagagctggggcagacCAGCCTGAACAACCTGCAGCACCTCCCTGAGCACCAGGTGCTGATGCTGCAGGGTGCAGGACACGCCTGCTACCTGGACAAGCCCAATGAGTGGCACCATGGACTCCTggccttcctgcagcagctgaagtga